The Cumulibacter manganitolerans genome has a window encoding:
- a CDS encoding proton-conducting transporter transmembrane domain-containing protein produces MTALLWALVLLPAVSGAVLAGAPSRWARFAAPVSIAAAAATVVLSLVVAAGRPAVAVPFVAGSAFGLSVDGPSVLLVPTAAVVTLLVLVFAAGDVRTAPGRFHGLMLLFSAAALVTATATTLPTLLFAWEVMGAASYALIGFWWRSERRVTSGLIAFLTTRAADLGLYVAAAAALAGGSGLALRDLPDAASPWRDVVAAGIVVAALGKAAQLPFSFWLSRAMDGPSPVSALLHSAAMVAMGGYLLLRVAPLLAATSWAATTVAWIGAVTAVLLGAVALAQSDLKQLLAASTSAQLGFVVLAAGVGAVAGGTAQLVAHAATKALLFLVAGAWLSALGTKRLAALRGVGRRWPATGVLAAVGALSLAGVPPLALWATKDSVLAGALHESVALYVVGLAASALSAAYAAKILVVLWRRTPADAEAGYDEEERGTRRIGTLLRIPLVPLAVAAATLSVLGLPPLAGRLRELVGAPGEPVATGWELAGSAVLAIAVVLLMWAGRPGTPLERFAALRGWLGLERFAVGGVGRPVL; encoded by the coding sequence GTGACGGCACTGCTGTGGGCGTTGGTGCTGCTGCCGGCGGTCTCCGGCGCCGTGCTGGCCGGCGCGCCGAGCCGCTGGGCCCGGTTCGCCGCGCCGGTGAGCATCGCCGCCGCGGCCGCCACGGTCGTGCTGTCCCTCGTCGTCGCGGCGGGACGGCCCGCCGTCGCGGTTCCCTTCGTCGCGGGCAGCGCGTTCGGGCTGTCGGTCGACGGGCCGTCGGTGCTGCTGGTCCCGACGGCCGCCGTCGTGACGCTGCTGGTGCTGGTGTTCGCGGCGGGGGACGTGCGGACGGCGCCGGGCCGCTTCCACGGGCTGATGCTGCTGTTCTCCGCTGCCGCGCTGGTTACCGCCACGGCCACCACGCTGCCGACGCTGTTGTTCGCGTGGGAGGTGATGGGCGCCGCGTCGTACGCCCTGATCGGCTTCTGGTGGCGATCCGAGCGCCGGGTCACGTCGGGCCTCATCGCCTTCCTCACCACCCGCGCCGCCGACCTCGGGCTGTACGTCGCGGCGGCGGCCGCCCTGGCCGGCGGCTCCGGCCTGGCCCTGCGCGACCTGCCGGACGCCGCGTCGCCGTGGCGGGACGTCGTCGCCGCCGGCATCGTCGTCGCGGCGCTCGGCAAGGCCGCCCAGCTGCCGTTCTCGTTCTGGCTGTCCCGGGCGATGGACGGTCCCAGCCCGGTGAGCGCCCTGCTGCACTCGGCCGCGATGGTCGCGATGGGCGGGTACCTGCTGCTGCGTGTCGCGCCGTTGCTGGCCGCGACGTCCTGGGCCGCGACCACGGTCGCCTGGATCGGCGCGGTGACGGCGGTCCTGCTCGGCGCGGTCGCCCTGGCGCAGAGCGATCTCAAGCAGCTGCTCGCCGCGTCGACGTCCGCCCAGCTCGGGTTCGTGGTGCTCGCCGCGGGCGTCGGTGCGGTGGCGGGCGGGACGGCGCAGCTTGTCGCGCACGCCGCTACGAAGGCCTTGCTGTTCCTCGTCGCCGGCGCCTGGCTCAGCGCGCTGGGCACCAAGCGGCTCGCCGCGCTGCGCGGCGTGGGCCGGCGCTGGCCCGCGACCGGCGTCCTCGCCGCGGTCGGCGCGTTGTCGCTGGCCGGCGTCCCGCCGCTCGCGCTGTGGGCGACGAAGGACTCGGTGCTGGCCGGCGCGCTGCACGAATCGGTCGCGCTGTACGTCGTCGGCCTGGCGGCCTCCGCCCTGTCGGCCGCCTACGCCGCGAAGATCCTCGTCGTGCTGTGGCGGCGGACGCCGGCCGACGCCGAGGCGGGGTACGACGAGGAGGAGCGCGGCACCCGGCGGATCGGTACCCTGCTGCGGATCCCGCTCGTGCCGCTCGCCGTCGCCGCGGCCACGCTGAGCGTGCTCGGCCTGCCGCCGCTGGCCGGCCGGTTGCGCGAGCTCGTCGGCGCTCCCGGCGAGCCGGTGGCCACCGGCTGGGAGCTCGCCGGCTCGGCCGTCCTCGCTATCGCCGTCGTGCTGCTGATGTGGGCCGGCCGGCCGGGCACGCCGCTGGAGCGGTTCGCCGCACTGCGCGGCTGGCTGGGGCTCGAGCGGTTCGCCGTCGGCGGCGTGGGCCGCCCGGTGCTG
- a CDS encoding NADH-quinone oxidoreductase subunit NuoK: MTLQTVLLIAAALFAVGLYGAISQQVVVMVMMGLELMINGVLLAAGGFWWFLSPNPSGQVLLMVVLAAMTVEMAVGFAVATLLHRQRNADMTDMTTELKQ, translated from the coding sequence ATGACGCTGCAGACGGTGCTGCTCATCGCCGCGGCCCTCTTCGCCGTGGGCCTGTACGGCGCGATCTCGCAGCAGGTCGTCGTGATGGTGATGATGGGCCTGGAGCTGATGATCAACGGCGTCCTGCTCGCCGCCGGCGGCTTCTGGTGGTTCCTCTCGCCGAACCCGTCCGGCCAGGTGCTGCTGATGGTGGTGCTGGCCGCGATGACGGTCGAGATGGCGGTCGGCTTCGCGGTCGCCACGCTGCTGCACCGGCAGCGCAACGCCGACATGACGGACATGACCACGGAGCTCAAGCAGTGA
- a CDS encoding NADH-quinone oxidoreductase subunit J — protein MLLDVVFWVLSALAVLSGAAVFYVDSMARATYALALSFIAVGCVILLLHQGYVGVVTILMMVMEMAVMAVYMVMYMGMNPALMPMSMVHSNRTAVAIGAGTFVLLGAGALLIPWPSRRGAPAPDVTVALGESLMGPKMLVMIAVSPVMLATIITGVVLASARTRYDRLGDDLKHRPASDPQVGGAGR, from the coding sequence ATGCTGCTGGACGTCGTGTTCTGGGTGCTCAGCGCGCTCGCCGTCCTCAGCGGTGCGGCGGTGTTCTACGTCGACTCGATGGCCCGCGCGACCTACGCGCTGGCGTTGTCGTTCATCGCGGTCGGGTGCGTGATCCTGCTGCTGCACCAGGGATACGTGGGCGTGGTGACCATCCTGATGATGGTCATGGAGATGGCCGTGATGGCCGTCTACATGGTGATGTACATGGGCATGAACCCCGCCTTGATGCCGATGAGCATGGTGCACTCGAACCGCACCGCTGTGGCGATCGGCGCCGGCACCTTCGTGCTGCTCGGCGCCGGGGCGCTGCTCATCCCGTGGCCGTCCCGCCGCGGCGCGCCCGCCCCGGACGTGACGGTGGCGCTGGGGGAGAGCCTGATGGGCCCGAAGATGCTGGTGATGATCGCGGTCAGCCCCGTCATGCTCGCCACCATCATCACCGGAGTCGTCCTCGCCTCGGCCCGCACCCGCTACGACCGGCTCGGCGACGACCTCAAGCACCGTCCGGCCAGCGATCCGCAGGTCGGAGGTGCCGGCCGATGA
- a CDS encoding NADH-quinone oxidoreductase subunit H gives MADATLIAPGVQQAWWVLPAALLLAAAAVLAAMLDGVLAAPGRRSRGAVAPLLEVARLLRQRRRRTVAADLLLWRIGVYGLIPVALLMVTVVPLGSRVLLDSPIGVVWFNALDVVMWALVWLAGWGPNAVSGLVGGYRFLAQALAYELPLMFALVAPAVAAGSLRIGDVAAAQSGLWYVVWMPVAFVVYCLGVLAFSVRGPFATAAGPDLSGGVLAELSGVDRLMFLAGRYALLAAGAAVAVPLFLGGGAGPLLPAWAWVLVKTAVLLALLVAVRRRVPALRPDKLLEAAWVIVLPAVLLQDLVVAVVAAGRS, from the coding sequence ATGGCTGACGCGACACTGATCGCCCCCGGCGTGCAGCAGGCGTGGTGGGTGCTGCCCGCCGCGCTGCTGCTGGCTGCCGCGGCAGTGCTCGCGGCGATGCTGGATGGAGTGCTCGCCGCGCCCGGGCGACGTTCCCGCGGAGCCGTCGCCCCGCTCCTCGAGGTCGCCCGGCTGCTGCGCCAGCGCCGCAGGCGCACGGTCGCAGCCGACCTGCTGCTGTGGCGGATCGGCGTCTACGGCCTGATCCCGGTGGCGCTGCTGATGGTGACGGTCGTGCCACTGGGCTCCCGGGTGCTGCTCGACAGCCCGATCGGCGTCGTCTGGTTCAACGCCCTGGACGTCGTCATGTGGGCGCTCGTGTGGCTCGCCGGCTGGGGACCGAACGCCGTGTCGGGCCTGGTGGGCGGCTACCGCTTCCTCGCCCAGGCACTCGCGTACGAGCTGCCGCTGATGTTCGCGCTGGTGGCCCCGGCCGTCGCGGCCGGCAGCCTGCGCATCGGCGACGTGGCCGCCGCCCAGTCCGGTCTCTGGTACGTCGTCTGGATGCCCGTGGCGTTCGTCGTCTACTGCCTCGGTGTGCTGGCGTTCTCGGTGCGCGGTCCGTTCGCGACCGCCGCCGGACCAGACCTCTCCGGCGGCGTGCTCGCCGAGCTCAGCGGCGTGGACCGGCTGATGTTCCTCGCCGGGCGCTACGCGCTGCTGGCCGCGGGCGCTGCCGTCGCCGTACCGCTGTTCCTCGGCGGCGGCGCCGGGCCGCTGTTGCCGGCGTGGGCGTGGGTGCTGGTCAAGACCGCGGTGCTGCTCGCGCTACTGGTGGCCGTGCGCCGCCGGGTGCCGGCGCTGCGGCCCGACAAGCTGCTCGAGGCGGCGTGGGTGATCGTGCTCCCCGCCGTTCTGCTGCAGGACCTCGTGGTGGCCGTCGTGGCCGCGGGAAGGAGCTGA